Proteins found in one Pocillopora verrucosa isolate sample1 chromosome 12, ASM3666991v2, whole genome shotgun sequence genomic segment:
- the LOC131787460 gene encoding uncharacterized protein isoform X2, producing MSSKKKRDYKKILRGIIHRLPGEWLHVEFVTADFDKALWGAHQSVVPHVKLQGCPLDWTQLVWKKMQDLGLQALCIEDNGMHRYIRKLLALPLLPGKDISTQFQQLKLQATAETLQELIKYIEDTWGLVCLLSANKNSM from the exons ATGTcctcaaagaaaaagagagattaCAAGAAG ATTTTGAGAGGGATCATCCATCGTCTACCTGGGGAATGGCTTCATGTGGAATTTGTTACAGCAGATTTTGACAAGGCATTGTGGGGAGCACATCAGTCTGTTGTCCCACATGTAAAGCTGCAGGGATGTCCTCTTGACTGGACCCAGTTGGTGTGGAAAAAG ATGCAAGATCTTGGTCTACAAGCACTGTGCATTGAGGATAATGGTATGCACAGGTACATTAGAAAACTGCTTGCATTACCCTTACTGCCTGGCAAAGACATTTCCACTCAGTTCCAGCAACTAAAACTACAGGCAACCGCAGAGACACTTCAGGAACTAATAAAATACATTGAGGATACATGGGGGTTGGTCTGTTTATTGTCAGCCAATAAGAACAGTATGTAA
- the LOC131790869 gene encoding uncharacterized protein, with amino-acid sequence MALQPFTNEQLNYFKFASIVLNEFAIALRQTFKSMWDNMFGHRPGYQLWDDSMVVRNLFLAEEGGKTEVPTHISYEEWDCTALFQATIYAKSFAMPDSKGHYKTLGKLYVKHHKVPLGKFHPSVVSSSGNTAETFALAIDQLRLLRNWLCHSDKSEIDKPTFDQFVQLAKEAFKALRIVTDPIDVIGGLTESDFPTKEVRKLEESLRQETKSYIECLEEVRSDFDKLVAQGNAIEEKVDDLALKLNMHQDQTDSKPFLPPSNLPSKVPHFVGRQKECEDISRHLIPTSSRIVSIWGSPGFGKTSVATEVGHQLQTGGLPVYFFSMRGLLSKADLTTKLLSFFRRHSTKDQMPQRMSIEDELSLFLGEISDDFVMILDNADELLESGAPNVKEDFINLLEDILSQFKNLTFLLTTRESLEYINVHFEGHQAVRIGPLHESFAQTLVGGLLPEATASDCSKISKICGFVPLAMKLLCSSFTEDNAQLSQFLDGFEEFIESNIFELLDNPDYPSNLRLKLLFESSFQRLSISEKEALVSLSVLSGDFHHSVATAVMGIKTTLEAKKILHRLRRKSFLDSSSKAESFSMHKLVLSFARERGQDEMKETMLNSKARLSAFYVSLFEKLNQQFLTGQSMQAFVDFYEEKQNIIQSLLESCSDLETCDVAFSVLTKAEVFLDSLFWCEGKIIDKIYDHATKKAQAFGKSVFYSQLLVSLAFGEVTWGIHGRSMTLLSKAEGLSLSADDKRKILCYRGICQLVLGKIDEGAQNLQKALCLIGDSPEKRILRVTAMQILVTYLLFKEKKETSLELYTKALHECRALGDTSLLVIPPLNNKELRMIQTDIPKSDVTTTQPLRLEVISVLSKATEMFSDNETKQAISKSVLKMSNQTEKQILPHSIGLWTFQRNVNGTLKNVLNNPEEASKLCDTWISYHKMILNQSEKVIPEDIDKPNQILDLNLHQEGLLRSYLDHGHALQHMQNYSGAIQSFQRALDVAIGLFGEKHPDTAKTYFSLGVTQHASGDFLSALQSKKRALDIRVKLFGEEHQDIAHSYLNLGVTQHASGDFLSAIQSEQRALDIRVKLFGEEHQDTAHSYLNLGVTQHASGDFLSALQSKQRALDIRLKLFGEEHQDTAHSYLNLGVTQHASGDFLSALQSKQRALDIRAKLFGEQHPDTAACYFFMGVTQQSLGDFSSALQSYQRALDIRVKLFGEEHQDTAECYFSIGVTQHALGDFLSALQSKQRALDIRVKLFGEEHQDTAHSYLNVGVTQHASGDFLSALQSKQRALDIRVKLFGEEHQDTAHSYLSLGLTQHASGEFLSALQSKQRALDIRAKLFGEQHPDTAACYFSIGVTQQSLGNFLSALQSHQRALDTRVKLFGEEHQDTAECYFSIGLTQHASGDFLSALQSKQRALDIRVKVFGEEHQDTAHSYLNLGVTQHASGDFLSALQSEQRALDIRVKLFGEEHQDTAHSYFNLGVTQHASGDFLSALQSEQRALDIRVKLFGKEHTDTAQSYFNLGVTEHALGNYSSALQSKQRALDIRVKLFGEEHPDTAQSYSNIGSTQHASGDFSSALQSEQRALDIRVKLFGEEHPDTAESYFNLGVTQQALGNYSSALQSEQRALEIRIKLFGEEHLDTAQSYFNLGATQHALGDFLSALQSKRRALDIRVKLFGEEHPDTAQSYFSLGATQHALGDFLSALQSEQRALDIRVKLFGEEHPDTTQSYHNLGVIQYASGDFLSALQSEQRALETTVKIFGEEHPDTAECYFSIGVTQHALGNFSLALQSLQRALDTRVKHFGEEHPDTAACYFSIGVTQESLGNYSSALQSHQRALDTRVKLFGEEHPDIAKCYFSIGVTQHALGNFTSALQSKQRALDIRVKLFGEEHPDTAQSYSNIGSTQHASGDFSSALQSEERAFDITVKLFGEEHPDTAESYLNLGVTQHASGDFLSAIQSEQRALDIRVKLFGEEHPDTAESYLKLGVTQHALGNYTSALQSKKRALEIRVKLFGEEHPDTAQSYFNLGVTQHALGDFLSALQSKQRALDIRVKHFGKEHPDTAQSYSNIGSTQHASGDFSSALQSEQRALDIRVKLFGEEHLDTAQSYFNLGVTQHTLGEFLSALQSKQRALDITAKLFREEHPDTAACYFSIGVTQHALGNFMTALQSKKHALEIRVKLFGEEHSDTAQSYFSLGVTQHASGDFSSALQSQQRALDIRVKLFGQEHPDTAESYFNLGVTQHALGNYKSALQSELRALEIRVKLFGEEHPDTAQSYFNLGVTQHALGDFLSALQSKQRALDIRVKLFGEEHPDTTQSYFNLGVTQHALGNYSSALQSFQRALDIRVNVRRIFATVFLKLILCLFLFYYLTYCFWN; translated from the exons ATGGCTCTACAGCCTTTCACAAACGAGCagctgaattatttcaaatttgcctCCATTGTCCTCAATGAGTTCGCCATTGCTTTGCGTCAGACGTTCAAATCCATGTGGGACAACATGTTTGGACATCGTCCCGGGTATCAACTGTGGGATGACTCAATGGtagtaagaaatttgtttctcgcTGAAGAAGGTGGAAAAACCGAAGTTCCTACACACATCTCCTATGAAGAATGGGATTGTACCGCCCTGTTCCAGGCTACCATCTATGCAAAGTCCTTCGCTATGCCAGATAGCAAAGGTCATTACAAGACACTTGGTAAACTGTACGTAAAGCACCATAAAGTACCTCTTGGAAAATTCCATCCATCTGTTGTGAGTTCAAGTGGAAATACAGCGGAAACGTTTGCTCTCGCGATTGATCAGCTTCGACTTTTACGAAACTGGCTTTGTCACTCAGACAAGTCAGAGATTGATAAACCAACCTTTGACCAATTCGTGCAGCTCGCTAAAGAAGCATTCAAAGCTCTTCGTATCGTGACAGATCCCATTGATGTCATCGGTGGATTGACAGAGTCTGACTTTCCCACGAAAGAAGTTCGCAAATTGGAGGAAAGTCTTAGACAGGAGACCAAATCATATATCGAGTGTCTCGAAGAAGTGAGATCAGATTTCGACAAATTAGTAGCACAGGGGAATGCTATAGAGGAAAAAGTTGATGACCTCGCTTTGAAACTTAACATGCATCAAGATCAAACAG attCAAAGCCATTCCTTCCACCATCAAACCTTCCTTCAAAGGTTCCACACTTCGTTGGCCGTCAGAAAGAGTGTGAAGACATCAGCCGTCATTTAATTCCCACAAGTTCCCGGATCGTGTCGATATGGGGCTCGCCTGGTTTTGGTAAAACTTCTGTGGCAACTGAAGTTGGACATCAACTCCAAACTGGGGGACTTCCTGTATACTTCTTCTCGATGCGAGGGCTTCTTTCAAAAGCAGATCTGACCACGAAGCTTCTGAGCTTCTTTAGAAGACACTCCACAAAAGATCAAATGCCTCAGCGGATGTCCATAGAAGATGAACTTTCCCTCTTTCTAGGCGAAATTTCGGATGACTTTGTGATGATTCTTGACAATGCCGATGAATTACTCGAAAGTGGAGCACCGAATGTGAAGGAGGATTTCATAAACCTTCTGGAAGACATTCTTAGTCAattcaaaaatttaacatttcttcttaCCACAAGGGAATCTCTTGAATATATAAATGTGCATTTTGAAGGCCATCAAGCAGTAAGAATAGGGCCATTACACGAGTCTTTCGCTCAAACGTTGGTCGGCGGACTACTTCCAGAAGCAACAGCGTCTGACTGTTCGAAAATTTCGAAAATCTGCGGGTTCGTACCTTTGGCCATGAAACTGTTGTGTTCCTCCTTTACTGAAGATAATGCTCAGCTTAGTCAATTTTTAGATGGCTTCGAGGAATTTATAGAAAGTAACATTTTCGAGCTGTTGGACAATCCAGATTATCCAAGCAATCTGCGATTGAAGCTCCTATTTGAATCCTCTTTTCAGAGACTCTCTATATCAGAGAAAGAAGCGCTGGTATCACTTAGTGTTCTTTCTGGAGATTTTCACCACTCGGTTGCAACAGCTGTTATGGGTATAAAAACAACTCTGGAGGCCAAGAAAATCTTGCATAGGCTTCGGAGAAAATCCTTCCTCGACTCTAGCTCCAAAGCTGAGTCATTTTCTATGCATAAGTTGGTCCTCTCGTTTGCAAGAGAAAGAggtcaagatgaaatgaaagaaaccatGCTGAACTCCAAAGCACGTTTGTCTGCATTTTATGTCTCTCTTTTCGAGAAGCTAAATCAACAGTTTTTGACAGGACAATCCATGCAAGCATTCGTTGATTTCTATGAGGAGAAGCAGAATATTATTCAGAGTCTTCTGGAGAGCTGCTCCGATCTTGAGACTTGTGACGTTGCATTTAGTGTCCTGACAAAAGCAGAAGTTTTTCTAGATTCCCTTTTCTGGTGCGAGGGAAAAATCATTGACAAAATTTACGATCACGCGACCAAAAAAGCTCAGGCGTTTGGAAAGAGTGTGTTCTACAGTCAGTTACTGGTGTCCTTGGCATTCGGCGAAGTGACTTGGGGGATACATGGAAGATCGATGACGCTGCTCTCTAAAGCCGAAGGCCTTTCTTTGTCGGCAGATGATAAGAGAAAAATTCTGTGTTATAGAGGCATCTGTCAACTAGTTTTAGGGAAAATAGACGAAGGAGCTCAGAACTTACAAAAAGCTCTTTGCTTGATAGGTGACAGCCCCGAAAAGCGAATTCTCAGAGTAACTGCAatgcaaattcttgttacttaccttcttttcaaggaaaagaaagaaacttccCTTGAGCTTTACACCAAAGCCTTACATGAATGCAGAGCATTAGGAGATACCAGTCTTCTTGTTATTCCTCCATTGAATAACAAAGAATTGAGAATGATCCAGACAGATATCCCGAAATCAGATGTTACAACCACTCAACCACTTAGATTAGAAGTGATTTCCGTTCTTAGCAAAGCAACAGAAATGTTCTCTGATAATGAGACAAAGCAAGCAATAAGTAAATCTGTGCTAAAGATgtcaaatcaaacagaaaaacagatCCTCCCACATTCCATTGGTTTATGGACCTTCCAGCGCAACGTCAATGGGACACTTAAAAATGTACTCAATAATCCCGAGGAAGCATCAAAGTTGTGCGACACTTGGATCAGTTATCATAAAATGATCCTAAACCAAAGTGAGAAAGTTATCCCAGAAGATATAGATAAACCCAACCAGATTCTTGATTTAAATTTGCATCAGGAAGGATTATTAAGAAGCTATTTGGACCATGGCCACGCGCTTCAACACATGCAAAACTATTCTGGAGCCATTCAGTCCTTTCAACGTGCTCTAGACGTCGCAATAGGActgtttggggaaaaacacccTGACACAGCTAAGActtacttttctctcggagtaacGCAACATGCCTCAggtgactttttgtcagcacttcagtccaaaaagcgtgctcttgacataagagttaaactcttcggggaagaacaccaagacatAGCTCATAGTTACCTTAATCTCGGAGTAACGCAACATGCCTCAggtgactttttgtcagcaATTCAGTCcgaacagcgtgctcttgacataagagttaaactcttcggggaagaacaccaagacacagctcatAGTTACCTTAATCTCGGGGTAACGCAACATGCCTCAggtgactttttgtcagcacttcagtccaaacagcgtgctcttgacataagacttaaactcttcggggaagaacaccagGACACAGCTCATAGTTACCTTAATCTCGGAGTAACGCAACATGCCTCAggtgactttttgtcagcacttcagtccaaacagcgtgctcttgacataagagctaaactcttcggggaacaacacccagacacagctgcTTGTTACTTTTTCATGGGAGTAACACAACAGTCTTTAGGCgatttctcgtcagcacttcagtcctatcagcgtgctcttgacataagagttaaactcttcggggaagaacaccaagacacagctgAGTGCTACTTTTCCattggagtaacacaacatgccttaGGTGACTTTTTGTCggcacttcagtccaaacagcgtgctcttgacataagagttaaactcttcggggaagaacaccaagacacagctcatAGTTACCTTAATGTCGGAGTAAcgcaacatgcctcaggcgactttttgtcggcacttcagtccaaacagcgtgctcttgacataagagttaaactcttcggggaagaacaccaagacacagctcatAGTTACCTTAGTCTCGGActaacacaacatgcctcaggtgAATTTTTGTCGGCACTTCAGTCtaaacagcgtgctcttgacataagagctaaactcttcggggaacaacacccagacacagctgcTTGTTACTTTTCCATTGGAGTAACACAACAGTCTTTAGGCAATttcttgtcagcacttcagtcccatcagcgtgctcttgacacaagagttaaactctttggggaagaacaccaagacacagctgAGTGCTACTTTTCCATTGGattaacacaacatgcctcaggcgactttttgtcagcacttcagtccaaacagcgtgctcttgacataagagttaaagtcttcggtgaagaacaccaagacacagctcatAGTTACCTTAATCTTGGAGTTACGCAACATGCCTCAggtgactttttgtcagcacttcagtccgaacagcgtgctcttgacataagagttaaactcttcggtgaagaacaccaagacacagctcatagttactttaatctcggagtaacgcaacatgcctcaggcgactttttgtcagcacttcagtcggaacagcgtgctcttgacataagagttaaactgtTCGGGAAAGAACACacagacacagctcagagttactttaaCCTTGGAGTAACTGAACATGCTTTAGGGAATTactcgtcagcacttcagtccaaacaacgtgctcttgacataagagttaaactttttggggaagaacacccagacacagctcaaagttactcTAACATTGGATCAACtcaacatgcctcaggcgacttctcgtcagcacttcagtccgaacagcgtgctcttgacataagagttaaactcttcggagaagaacacccagacacagctgaaAGTTACTTTAAcctcggagtaacacaacaagCTTTAGGGAATTactcgtcagcacttcagtccgaacaacgtgctcttgaaataagaattaaactgttcggggaagaacacctagacacagctcagagttacttcAACCTTGGAGCAACTCAACATGCCttaggcgactttttgtcagcacttcagtccaaacgacgtgctcttgacataagagttaaactttttggggaagaacacccagacacagctcagagttactttaGCCTTGGAGCAACTCAACATGCCTTgggcgactttttgtcagcactgcAGTCCGAACaacgtgctcttgacataagagtgaAACtttttggggaagaacacccagacacaacTCAAAGTTACCATAATCTGGGGGTAATACAATATGCCTCAGGTGActtcttgtcagcacttcagtccgagCAGCGTGCTCTTGAGacaacagttaaaatttttggggaggaacacccagacacagctgagtGCTACTTTTCTATaggagtaacacaacatgccttaggcaatttctcgttaGCACTTCAGTCCCTTCAACGTGCTCTTGACACAAGAGTTAAACacttcggggaagaacacccagacacagctgcTTGTTACTTTTCCATAGGAGTAACACAAGAGTCTTTAGGCAATTACTCGTCAGCgcttcagtcccatcagcgtgctcttgacacAAGAGTTAAACttttcggggaagaacacccagataTAGCTAAGTGTTACTTTTCcatcggagtaacacaacatgctttaggcaatttcacgtcagcacttcagtccaaacagcgtgctcttgacataagagttaaactttttggggaagaacacccagacacagctcaaagttactcTAACATTGGATCAACTCAACATGCCTCTGGCGACttctcatcagcacttcagtccgaagAGCGTGCTTTTGACATAacagttaaactcttcggggaagaacacccagacacagctgaaAGTTACCTTAACCTCGGAGTAACtcaacatgcctcaggcgactttttgtcagcaatTCAGTCCGAACAGCGTGCTCtcgacataagagttaaacttttCGGGGAAGAACATCCAGACACAGCTGAAAGTTACCTTAAACTCGgggtaacacaacatgctttaggcaacTACacgtcagcacttcagtccaaaaagcgtgctcttgaaataagagttaaactcttcggagaagaacacccagacacagctcagagttactttaaCCTTGGAGTAACGCAACATGCCttaggcgactttttgtcagcacttcagtccaaacagcgtgctcttgacataagagttaaacatTTTGGgaaagaacacccagacacagctcaaagttactcTAACATTGGATCAACtcaacatgcctcaggcgacttctcgtcagcacttcagtccgaacagcgtgctcttgacataagagttaaactctttggggaagaacacctggacacagctcagagttactttaaCCTTGGAGTAACTCAACATACCTTAGGCGagtttttgtcagcacttcagtccaaacagcgtgctcttgacataacaGCTAAACTCTTCagggaagaacacccagacacagctgcTTGTTACTTTTCCATAGGAGTAActcaacatgctttaggaaatttcatgacagcacttcagtccaaaaagcatgctcttgaaataagagttaaactattcggggaagaacactcagacacagctcaaagttactttagccttggagtaacacaacatgcctcaggcgacttctcgtcagcacttcagtcccaacagcgtgctcttgacataagagttaaactcttcgggcaagaacacccagacacagctgaaAGTTACTTTAAccttggagtaacacaacatgctttaggcaattaCAAGTCAGCACTGCAGTCCGAACtgcgtgctcttgaaataagagttaaactctttggggaagaacacccagacaccgCTCAGAGCTACTTTAACCTTGGAGTAACTCAGCATGCCttaggcgactttttgtcagcacttcagtccaaacaacgtgctcttgacataagagttaaactttttggggaagaacacccagacacaacTCAAAGCTACTTTAACCTTGGAGTAACACAGCATGCTTTAGGCAATTactcgtcagcacttcagtccttcCAGCGTGcccttgacataagagttaatGTTCGAAGAATTTTTGCAACAGTATTTCTAAAGTTGatactttgtttatttcttttctattaCTTAACTTACTGCTTTTGGAACTAG